From a single Lentisphaera profundi genomic region:
- a CDS encoding Rnase Y domain-containing protein, with the protein MNDYIYLITGIAIGFIIGSLLIKNKFRKLEKDQEGLLAEVKLQAAELKSQKINEAEQEIKELKADAKKSFDENLARHELERQGLKEEREGLKSERQGVETILTSTQDRLDQLEERQQNVDQKSQLLSQQEEILIKRESDLASITVEEAKAQILEKAEEQAKDQCAHLYKQALKEMKSQASEEGREILLSAMQRYSAECASDRTTTTLYLPSDEIKGRIIGRDGRNIRTLESLTGANIIIDDTPETVVISCFNSYRREMARIALEQLIDDGRIHPNRIHEVISSVTEQMDRDLERSATYLCEELNIGIVTTKIYRQLGMLKYRFNAFQNLMQFSREVSCLMGTIAAEMGMDVRMAKRIGLLHAIGQSFDESAENNSAQMGADFLRREGEDETLCTAVVNYKDTYTLSNGMDRLLHVAVQVSKNRPGTADEAMDSYVHRLHQIELMMKNMDEISECIVMQAGREVLVSVRPEKVKDSDMPILAREIAEKIEQEMTLPGAVQLILSRDLRVEAIAQP; encoded by the coding sequence ATGAACGATTATATATATTTAATAACTGGTATCGCTATCGGTTTTATCATAGGGAGCTTATTGATTAAAAATAAGTTCCGCAAGCTAGAAAAAGATCAAGAAGGACTTTTAGCAGAAGTAAAGCTGCAAGCAGCGGAACTGAAATCTCAAAAGATTAATGAAGCTGAGCAAGAAATTAAAGAGCTGAAGGCTGATGCCAAGAAGTCTTTTGATGAAAACCTTGCAAGGCATGAACTTGAGCGTCAAGGCTTAAAAGAAGAACGTGAAGGCTTGAAATCAGAGCGTCAGGGAGTTGAAACAATTTTGACTTCGACTCAAGATCGACTCGATCAACTTGAAGAGAGACAGCAAAACGTGGATCAGAAATCTCAACTCTTAAGTCAGCAAGAAGAAATTTTGATAAAGCGTGAGTCAGATTTGGCATCTATCACAGTAGAAGAAGCGAAGGCTCAGATTCTTGAAAAAGCAGAAGAGCAAGCCAAAGATCAGTGTGCGCATCTCTATAAACAAGCTTTAAAAGAAATGAAGAGTCAGGCTTCTGAAGAAGGCCGCGAAATTTTACTGTCAGCAATGCAACGTTATTCAGCTGAATGTGCAAGTGATCGTACGACAACCACGCTTTATTTGCCGAGTGATGAGATCAAGGGGCGTATTATTGGTCGCGATGGTCGCAATATTCGTACTTTGGAGTCTTTGACAGGCGCTAATATTATTATTGATGATACCCCTGAAACGGTAGTTATTTCTTGTTTCAATTCTTATCGCCGTGAAATGGCGCGCATTGCTTTGGAGCAATTAATTGATGATGGACGTATTCACCCAAATCGAATCCATGAAGTAATAAGTTCAGTTACTGAGCAGATGGATCGCGATTTAGAGAGATCCGCTACCTACCTTTGTGAAGAATTAAATATTGGCATAGTGACTACCAAAATTTACCGTCAGTTAGGGATGCTTAAGTATCGCTTTAATGCTTTTCAAAACTTGATGCAATTTTCGCGTGAAGTATCCTGTCTTATGGGTACAATTGCAGCTGAGATGGGCATGGATGTTCGCATGGCAAAGCGCATTGGTTTACTACACGCGATTGGACAGAGTTTTGATGAATCAGCAGAAAATAATTCGGCTCAAATGGGCGCAGATTTTTTACGTCGTGAAGGGGAAGATGAAACTCTTTGTACTGCAGTAGTGAACTACAAAGATACTTATACTTTATCTAATGGCATGGATCGTCTGCTTCATGTAGCAGTTCAAGTGAGTAAGAATCGTCCTGGTACAGCAGATGAAGCGATGGATTCCTATGTTCACCGTCTTCATCAAATTGAATTAATGATGAAAAATATGGATGAAATCTCGGAATGTATTGTGATGCAAGCAGGTCGCGAAGTTTTAGTTTCTGTTCGCCCAGAAAAAGTAAAAGATAGCGATATGCCTATTTTAGCACGCGAGATAGCCGAGAAAATTGAACAAGAAATGACTTTGCCTGGAGCCGTTCAGCTCATTTTGTCACGTGACTTACGAGTTGAAGCTATAGCACAGCCTTAA
- a CDS encoding 5-formyltetrahydrofolate cyclo-ligase: MTEKKLLRKEMRNEIARKINLDFTCDHLEACLKAWTSFKNKTVALYCADPQELDLLSLFPESQILLPRFKEVTKLYDFSLWSGKKEDLREGPFGILEPRKLEELDVIDFCFIPGIAFDRVGNRLGRGGGFYDRLLAKYAIGTKVGVCHDFQLLGKIPKEEHDYVMDFLLSPSGLIKCDRKQII; this comes from the coding sequence ATGACTGAAAAAAAGCTTCTAAGAAAAGAAATGAGAAATGAGATAGCGAGGAAGATAAATCTCGACTTTACCTGCGATCACTTGGAAGCTTGCTTAAAAGCTTGGACTAGTTTCAAAAATAAAACAGTGGCACTGTATTGCGCGGACCCACAGGAGCTTGATCTGTTAAGCCTATTTCCTGAGAGTCAGATTTTATTGCCTCGCTTTAAGGAAGTCACAAAACTCTATGATTTTTCGTTATGGTCAGGTAAAAAAGAGGATTTACGCGAAGGTCCCTTTGGGATTTTGGAACCAAGGAAACTCGAAGAATTAGACGTGATTGATTTTTGTTTTATTCCAGGGATCGCATTTGACCGTGTAGGAAATCGCCTTGGAAGAGGCGGGGGATTTTATGATCGCTTGTTGGCAAAATATGCCATAGGCACTAAAGTCGGAGTGTGTCATGACTTTCAATTACTTGGAAAAATTCCAAAAGAAGAGCATGATTACGTAATGGATTTTCTTTTAAGCCCGTCCGGGCTGATTAAATGTGATAGGAAGCAAATAATTTAA
- a CDS encoding replication-associated recombination protein A, giving the protein MSNNLKVETPMSLFDHPRIEPLAASLRPMGFEDFFGQEHLTAEGSLLRRSIENDCFSSIIFTGPPGTGKTSLASIISKHTEADFIALSAIDSSVGEVRKAVKAADEARKFSGRKTVLFVDEIHRFNKAQQDSLLKDIENGTVRFIGATTHNPGFYLTPALTSRSLIFTLKPLEAPEIRALLAAKMPRIIKELDAEISFTDEALAYLSENCEGDARRALTVIELAIKTADKKEMGRDELQECLQVKSYKYDADAHYNAASAFIKSMRGSDPDAAVYWLAYMLEAGEDIRFIARRIMIFASEDVGNADPRALQLAVSASQAVDIVGMPESRIILSQAVTYCATAPKSNAAYKAVNLALDDVRNQRSQTIPMHLRDPRSSGYNPNEGNYVYPHNSDEAYVKQEYMGVETKYYQPVERGYEKKIKERMDYWKKLRGEDD; this is encoded by the coding sequence TTGTCTAACAATTTAAAAGTTGAAACTCCTATGTCCTTATTTGATCATCCACGAATTGAACCACTCGCAGCAAGTTTAAGACCTATGGGCTTTGAAGATTTTTTCGGGCAAGAGCATTTAACTGCAGAAGGATCTTTATTAAGAAGGTCTATTGAAAATGATTGTTTTAGTTCAATTATTTTCACGGGACCTCCAGGCACGGGGAAAACGAGCTTAGCTTCGATTATTTCGAAACACACCGAAGCTGACTTTATTGCACTCTCCGCAATTGATAGCTCAGTGGGCGAAGTTCGCAAAGCGGTTAAGGCAGCCGATGAGGCGCGTAAATTTAGTGGTAGAAAAACGGTTTTGTTTGTAGATGAAATTCATCGCTTTAATAAAGCACAACAAGATTCCTTATTAAAAGATATTGAGAATGGAACAGTGCGTTTTATTGGTGCAACCACTCATAATCCTGGATTTTATTTGACGCCGGCACTGACGTCGCGCTCCTTGATATTTACACTGAAGCCTTTGGAGGCTCCAGAGATTAGAGCTTTATTAGCGGCCAAAATGCCAAGAATAATCAAAGAGTTAGATGCTGAGATCTCATTCACTGATGAGGCCCTGGCTTATTTGAGTGAGAATTGTGAAGGCGATGCGCGCAGAGCCTTAACAGTGATAGAATTAGCGATCAAAACCGCAGATAAAAAGGAGATGGGTCGCGACGAATTACAGGAATGTTTACAGGTAAAATCCTATAAGTATGATGCCGATGCGCATTACAACGCGGCGAGTGCCTTTATAAAAAGTATGCGAGGCAGTGATCCTGATGCGGCAGTTTATTGGTTGGCTTATATGCTTGAAGCGGGTGAAGATATTCGTTTCATTGCTCGTAGGATAATGATTTTTGCTTCGGAAGATGTGGGCAATGCCGACCCTAGAGCACTACAATTGGCGGTGTCCGCGAGTCAAGCAGTTGATATAGTGGGTATGCCGGAATCGAGGATTATTTTGTCCCAAGCGGTGACTTACTGTGCCACGGCACCGAAAAGTAATGCGGCTTATAAAGCGGTGAATTTAGCCTTAGATGATGTGCGCAATCAACGTTCACAAACGATCCCGATGCATTTGCGAGATCCGCGAAGTTCGGGATATAATCCAAATGAAGGGAATTATGTTTATCCGCATAATTCAGATGAGGCTTATGTGAAGCAAGAGTATATGGGTGTGGAGACAAAGTATTATCAGCCAGTAGAGCGTGGCTACGAAAAGAAGATAAAAGAGCGTATGGATTATTGGAAGAAATTGCGTGGGGAAGATGACTGA
- a CDS encoding sulfatase-like hydrolase/transferase: MIHKFFVLFVVIASICSANITVLADESPNVILIYADDLGMGLLGHKGQEIITTPHIDKLAAEGMSFNNYYGNTYCAPARWSLLTGMHDGRMKSGSHTKGGYVVKLDKSKPSEEQWKKTFDAFTQKREQVLATPKHEVFLAQVAQKAGYKTAQFGKLDEGFLTWHKQLQRRGWDHYVGYYDHVRAHGFYPTYLWKNGEKMYLEGNTSYTAGKASESGTRPVGSGGLRYSQDVFLKEMLSFIRENKNKKFFLYHPTQLPHGPVAVNELHPDYEGRDDLTLSEKKYATMVKMLDDHVGVIMDELKALNLDDKTLVIFTSDNGHETYYMNRNRQLPKSNSRKLQKADGSKANFTDDKWRTSNGGDTFNGAAGMAGLKWSVFQGGIHCPMIARWPGQIEPSSKSEKLATHYDFMATLADLLHVERPSGKGSVSYLSTLLGRGEVEHHEWIFIRYGKAFASATLITEDGWKLIALKNGEFHLYKLTEDPLEENEISEKYPEILESLKKVYKQQNNSKRPDLLLGKK, from the coding sequence ATGATACATAAATTTTTTGTATTATTTGTTGTAATTGCGTCTATTTGCTCAGCTAATATCACTGTTTTAGCTGATGAGAGTCCTAATGTTATTTTAATTTATGCAGATGATTTGGGCATGGGTTTATTGGGGCATAAAGGACAAGAAATTATTACTACACCTCATATTGATAAGCTAGCTGCTGAAGGTATGAGCTTTAATAATTACTATGGTAATACTTATTGTGCGCCTGCACGTTGGAGTCTTCTGACAGGGATGCATGATGGTCGAATGAAGTCAGGCTCTCATACAAAGGGTGGGTACGTAGTAAAACTAGATAAATCAAAACCATCAGAGGAACAATGGAAGAAAACTTTTGATGCCTTCACCCAAAAAAGGGAACAAGTATTAGCAACTCCTAAACATGAAGTTTTTTTAGCTCAAGTTGCGCAAAAAGCTGGATATAAGACTGCTCAATTTGGTAAGCTTGATGAAGGGTTTTTGACTTGGCATAAGCAACTCCAGCGCCGTGGGTGGGATCACTATGTGGGTTATTATGACCATGTCCGTGCCCATGGTTTTTACCCGACATACCTTTGGAAGAATGGTGAAAAAATGTACCTCGAAGGCAATACTAGCTATACAGCAGGTAAGGCATCTGAATCTGGAACTCGACCCGTCGGGTCAGGAGGGCTTAGGTATTCACAGGATGTTTTTCTTAAAGAAATGCTTAGTTTTATTCGGGAAAATAAAAACAAAAAGTTTTTTCTTTACCACCCAACTCAACTTCCTCATGGGCCTGTAGCCGTAAATGAATTGCATCCAGATTATGAGGGACGAGACGATCTTACTCTATCGGAGAAAAAGTATGCTACTATGGTCAAAATGCTCGATGATCATGTTGGAGTGATTATGGATGAATTGAAAGCCTTGAACCTAGATGATAAAACTCTAGTTATTTTTACCTCTGATAATGGTCACGAAACTTATTATATGAATAGAAATCGTCAGTTGCCAAAATCCAATTCAAGGAAATTACAAAAGGCTGATGGTAGCAAAGCTAATTTTACTGACGATAAATGGAGGACGTCCAATGGTGGAGATACATTTAATGGGGCTGCAGGTATGGCGGGTTTAAAATGGTCTGTTTTTCAAGGTGGAATTCATTGCCCAATGATTGCCCGTTGGCCGGGGCAAATTGAACCATCTTCAAAAAGTGAAAAATTGGCGACTCATTATGATTTCATGGCTACCTTAGCAGATTTACTCCATGTGGAGCGCCCAAGTGGGAAAGGTTCAGTTTCTTATTTATCGACCTTGCTTGGAAGAGGAGAAGTAGAGCACCATGAATGGATTTTTATTCGCTACGGAAAAGCATTTGCTTCAGCCACTTTGATTACTGAGGATGGCTGGAAACTCATTGCTTTGAAAAATGGGGAGTTTCATTTGTATAAACTTACAGAAGATCCACTTGAAGAGAATGAGATCTCTGAAAAATACCCAGAAATCCTTGAGAGTTTAAAGAAGGTTTACAAACAACAAAATAATTCTAAACGTCCGGATTTACTGTTGGGGAAGAAATGA
- a CDS encoding sulfatase family protein, whose protein sequence is MNLFRSAGVFLLALSANLSAAEKPNIIFIYGDDVGYGDVGVYGSEKIPTPNIDNLAKGGIQFTDGHCSAATCSPSRFAMLTGVHAFRHGVSILPPNAPLSIPTDIPTLPKMLRENGYVTGVVGKWHLGIGAKGVETNWNGDVKPGPLEIGFDQMFLLPSTNDRVPCVYLDGHRVYNYDPNDLIYVGRSLESVNKPGSTQYGHAKMNPELMTYYPSTHGHNSSVINGIGRIGFMSGGKKALWDDETMADVFVEKATEFIKEKAKGDKPFFLYFASQDIHVPRAPHPRFQGKTKLGKRGDAMVQFDWSTGALMKALDEAGVADNTIVFFSSDNGPVYDDGYADGSVTKTSTKESDHGHDGSGIYRGGKYQIYEGGTRVPFIIRWPAKIKPAVSNAMVNQVDLYTSLAELVGHDLRQDEAIDSRDTLAAFLGEDSQGLSYMFEEARKTDHAVRKGKWKYISKGNKKKAKQELYDLESDAGEQNNVIKQFPEVAEDMKKLLEQVRKSAGLRFDGSREK, encoded by the coding sequence ATGAACTTATTTCGATCAGCAGGAGTTTTTCTGCTTGCGCTAAGCGCAAATTTAAGTGCGGCGGAAAAGCCGAATATTATTTTCATTTATGGTGATGACGTCGGTTATGGTGATGTGGGCGTTTATGGCTCAGAAAAGATCCCTACACCCAATATTGATAATCTCGCAAAAGGTGGGATTCAGTTTACGGATGGTCACTGTTCAGCAGCCACTTGTTCGCCTTCGCGCTTTGCTATGCTCACGGGTGTTCATGCCTTTCGTCATGGGGTCAGTATTCTTCCTCCGAATGCCCCACTAAGTATTCCAACAGATATTCCTACGCTTCCCAAAATGCTTCGCGAAAATGGCTATGTAACCGGTGTCGTCGGTAAGTGGCATTTGGGTATTGGTGCCAAAGGAGTTGAGACCAACTGGAATGGTGATGTGAAGCCCGGTCCACTGGAAATCGGCTTTGATCAAATGTTTTTATTGCCATCAACAAATGATCGTGTTCCCTGTGTTTATCTCGATGGTCACCGCGTTTATAATTACGACCCAAATGACCTTATCTATGTAGGGAGAAGTCTTGAGTCAGTAAATAAGCCTGGTTCGACTCAATATGGTCATGCCAAAATGAACCCTGAGCTTATGACTTATTATCCCAGTACTCATGGTCACAATAGCTCAGTCATTAACGGGATTGGCCGCATCGGCTTTATGTCGGGTGGTAAGAAGGCTCTTTGGGATGATGAAACAATGGCGGATGTTTTTGTCGAAAAAGCTACTGAATTTATTAAAGAAAAAGCCAAAGGCGATAAACCTTTTTTCCTTTATTTCGCCTCGCAAGATATTCACGTTCCCCGTGCACCACATCCCCGTTTTCAGGGTAAAACTAAACTCGGTAAGCGCGGCGATGCGATGGTTCAGTTCGATTGGAGTACTGGCGCACTCATGAAAGCTCTCGATGAAGCGGGTGTGGCAGATAATACTATTGTTTTCTTTTCGAGTGATAATGGTCCTGTTTATGACGATGGCTATGCCGATGGTTCGGTGACGAAGACTTCTACAAAAGAAAGTGATCATGGTCACGATGGCTCCGGAATTTATCGCGGTGGGAAGTATCAGATCTATGAAGGTGGAACTCGCGTTCCCTTTATCATTCGCTGGCCGGCAAAAATTAAGCCTGCAGTTTCCAATGCCATGGTGAATCAAGTGGATCTCTATACTTCGCTAGCGGAACTTGTGGGCCATGACTTGCGCCAAGACGAGGCGATTGATAGCCGCGATACCTTAGCTGCCTTCCTCGGCGAAGATAGCCAAGGCCTAAGCTACATGTTTGAGGAGGCAAGAAAGACTGATCATGCCGTGCGCAAAGGTAAATGGAAATATATTTCTAAAGGCAATAAGAAAAAAGCCAAACAAGAGCTCTACGACTTGGAATCTGATGCGGGTGAGCAAAATAATGTCATCAAGCAATTCCCTGAAGTGGCAGAGGATATGAAAAAGCTTCTTGAGCAAGTTCGCAAATCTGCGGGATTGCGTTTCGATGGGTCAAGGGAGAAATGA
- a CDS encoding sulfatase-like hydrolase/transferase, which produces MHKLVLVFFALIGTQAWSLEKPNILWLTSEDNNVTHIGCYGNEVAITPNIDKLATEGFRYTHAYSNAAVCSATRTSWITGMNAVSMAGHNHRSNVAVPQDKVIFYPQQLKKAGYFTGNHTKRDYNTRDDSRLKTLWDSNKLNWESLKKNQPFFQVINHTDSHESRAMGLDHTYPKDKVQIPPYHPDTADTRANYGYYYKNVTKMDRGIGVALAKLEELGLVENTIVIYNSDHGGPLPRGKRYMYNSGTHCPLIVRIPEKYKELWPADKPGMTVDRLVSFIDMPSTWLSLAGAKIPSNYQGEIFLGAEKTAEPEYIFHFRGRNDGKIENARAIRDKQFLYVRNYMPYVPRGQHLPYQWKIPMQREWEQAYKDGKLNANQSRFFKTKAKDELFDVSKDSFCLNNLAQSPEYKQIVETMKKKLDSAQQAHLDSGLIPESELNHRASKNGITPYEVVRNKELYDLDAYMQAAAVALEQKTEFYAELQELLKSPDSGVRHWALCGLFMLRAQVDVVEDVEPLLNDPSETVRAMAAWTLIEINQSAEAYKVFENLLQSDTYAELEILNYIDWMGANNKRLIPFVKNYKIKDGKLKPFHDYLVNGMPPLGPKKKSKKIKNKKGKS; this is translated from the coding sequence ATGCATAAATTAGTACTAGTATTTTTTGCCCTAATAGGGACGCAAGCTTGGAGCTTAGAAAAGCCCAATATTTTGTGGTTGACGAGTGAAGATAATAACGTGACCCATATTGGCTGTTACGGAAACGAAGTCGCGATAACGCCGAATATTGATAAGCTGGCTACGGAGGGATTTCGTTATACGCATGCTTATTCAAATGCAGCCGTTTGCTCGGCAACACGAACTTCTTGGATTACAGGAATGAATGCGGTCTCAATGGCGGGACATAATCATCGTAGCAATGTAGCCGTGCCTCAGGATAAGGTTATTTTCTATCCTCAGCAACTTAAAAAAGCAGGCTACTTTACAGGGAATCATACCAAGCGTGATTATAATACTCGTGATGATTCACGTTTGAAAACTCTATGGGATTCTAATAAACTCAACTGGGAGAGTCTCAAAAAGAATCAGCCCTTCTTTCAGGTAATTAATCATACGGACTCACATGAGAGTCGCGCAATGGGCTTGGATCACACTTACCCAAAAGACAAAGTTCAAATCCCCCCTTATCATCCGGATACAGCAGATACTCGAGCGAATTATGGCTACTACTACAAAAATGTGACCAAAATGGATAGAGGCATAGGAGTGGCCTTAGCAAAATTAGAGGAACTTGGTCTCGTTGAAAATACTATTGTAATTTATAACTCAGATCATGGTGGGCCGTTGCCGCGTGGGAAACGCTATATGTATAATAGTGGAACACATTGCCCTTTAATTGTACGTATACCGGAAAAATATAAAGAGCTTTGGCCAGCAGATAAGCCTGGTATGACTGTGGATCGTCTGGTGAGCTTCATTGATATGCCTTCTACGTGGTTATCGCTTGCGGGAGCCAAAATTCCTTCGAATTATCAAGGAGAAATTTTTCTTGGTGCAGAGAAAACCGCTGAGCCGGAGTATATCTTTCACTTTCGTGGGCGTAATGATGGGAAAATTGAGAATGCTAGAGCCATTCGTGATAAGCAGTTTTTGTATGTGCGTAACTACATGCCTTATGTGCCGCGCGGTCAGCATCTTCCTTATCAGTGGAAGATCCCGATGCAGCGTGAATGGGAGCAGGCCTACAAAGATGGGAAACTCAATGCCAATCAGAGTCGTTTTTTTAAGACCAAGGCCAAAGATGAACTTTTTGATGTAAGCAAGGATAGTTTCTGCTTAAATAATTTGGCTCAGAGTCCCGAATATAAACAGATTGTTGAGACGATGAAAAAGAAGCTGGATTCAGCTCAGCAAGCTCATTTGGATTCTGGTTTGATTCCCGAATCGGAACTCAATCATCGCGCGTCGAAAAATGGCATCACTCCCTATGAAGTCGTTCGCAATAAAGAGCTCTATGATCTCGATGCTTACATGCAGGCAGCGGCAGTAGCGTTGGAGCAAAAGACAGAGTTTTATGCGGAATTGCAAGAACTCTTAAAGAGTCCAGATAGTGGTGTACGTCATTGGGCCTTATGTGGTCTTTTCATGCTTAGAGCTCAAGTTGATGTTGTAGAAGATGTTGAGCCTTTGTTAAATGATCCTAGTGAGACTGTGCGAGCTATGGCAGCGTGGACTTTAATTGAGATTAATCAATCCGCAGAAGCCTATAAAGTTTTTGAGAATTTACTCCAGTCCGATACTTATGCGGAATTAGAGATTCTCAATTATATAGATTGGATGGGTGCCAATAACAAACGTTTAATTCCCTTCGTGAAAAACTATAAAATTAAAGATGGGAAATTGAAACCATTTCACGACTATTTGGTGAATGGCATGCCTCCGCTCGGCCCCAAGAAAAAATCCAAAAAAATAAAAAATAAAAAAGGTAAAAGTTAA
- a CDS encoding sulfatase, whose amino-acid sequence MMKYINICVLLFGAVLATQAEEKPNIIYINADDYGIMDSGFMGRKEYVTPNLDKLASRGMVFTNAYAPAANCAPSRACILSGQYATRHGVYTVGESDRGKASDRKIIPTKNTLSLQPDNLTLLGAFQQAGYKTGNFGKWHVGEDPKAQGCDVNVGGSHAGGTGKYFAPYKLKNIEQGPKGEHLPKRLTDEAIKFIEANKSENFFVYLAYYQVHTPIQPRMDLVAKYNDVPGIQPKYAALIEGMDIYIGELMDYLDKSGLSENTIILFSSDNGGINKISDQAPYRAGKGSYYEGGTRVPMIVSWPAKVKAGSRSDVPVIGLDFYPTLLDAATVSVPQDKILDGKSILPILTQESGIEKRNLFWHFPIYLQAYSVDNDEGRDPLFRTRPGSTMLSGKWKLHEYFEDGSFELYNLEDDKGERTNLAESMPEKLAELKKLLYAWRAEMNAPVPTAKNPQFGKKQSDSKSKKGKKNKKKKASDKK is encoded by the coding sequence ATGATGAAATATATCAATATATGTGTGTTGCTCTTTGGTGCAGTTCTAGCAACACAAGCAGAAGAGAAGCCCAATATAATTTATATTAATGCGGATGATTACGGCATTATGGATTCGGGTTTTATGGGTCGCAAGGAATATGTAACCCCCAATTTGGATAAGTTAGCCTCTCGTGGCATGGTGTTTACAAATGCCTATGCGCCTGCGGCCAATTGTGCACCGAGTCGAGCTTGCATCTTATCAGGTCAGTATGCGACGCGTCATGGAGTTTACACCGTAGGGGAGTCTGATCGAGGAAAAGCGAGTGATCGCAAAATCATCCCAACTAAAAACACACTCTCACTTCAGCCCGATAATTTGACACTTCTGGGCGCCTTTCAGCAAGCGGGCTATAAGACGGGTAATTTTGGAAAATGGCATGTGGGAGAAGATCCCAAAGCTCAAGGTTGTGATGTAAATGTAGGGGGAAGCCATGCAGGAGGTACAGGCAAATACTTTGCACCTTATAAACTGAAAAATATTGAGCAGGGACCTAAAGGTGAGCATTTACCCAAGCGTCTCACTGACGAAGCGATTAAATTTATTGAGGCTAATAAAAGCGAGAACTTTTTTGTTTATTTAGCTTATTACCAAGTGCACACACCGATTCAGCCACGCATGGATTTAGTTGCTAAATATAATGACGTCCCGGGTATTCAGCCTAAATATGCGGCTCTGATTGAGGGTATGGATATTTATATTGGTGAACTGATGGATTATTTGGATAAATCTGGTTTGAGTGAAAATACCATTATTCTCTTTAGTTCTGATAATGGGGGGATTAACAAAATTTCTGATCAAGCGCCTTATCGCGCGGGTAAAGGCTCCTACTATGAAGGAGGCACGCGTGTGCCGATGATTGTGTCTTGGCCTGCAAAAGTGAAAGCGGGGAGTCGCAGCGATGTTCCCGTGATTGGCTTGGATTTTTATCCGACGCTCTTGGATGCTGCGACAGTGTCTGTGCCTCAAGATAAAATTCTCGATGGCAAAAGTATCTTGCCAATACTCACTCAAGAAAGTGGGATTGAAAAACGCAATTTATTTTGGCATTTTCCGATATATTTGCAGGCTTACTCAGTGGATAATGACGAGGGGCGCGATCCGCTGTTTAGGACTCGCCCAGGATCGACGATGTTATCGGGCAAATGGAAGCTGCATGAATATTTTGAAGATGGCAGTTTTGAGCTCTACAATTTAGAAGACGATAAGGGTGAACGAACTAACTTGGCTGAGTCGATGCCCGAGAAGCTGGCTGAGCTCAAGAAGTTACTTTATGCGTGGCGCGCTGAAATGAATGCACCCGTACCGACAGCAAAGAATCCACAATTTGGTAAAAAGCAGTCAGATTCTAAGTCTAAGAAAGGTAAAAAGAATAAGAAGAAAAAAGCTTCTGATAAAAAATAG